The sequence below is a genomic window from Setaria italica strain Yugu1 chromosome IV, Setaria_italica_v2.0, whole genome shotgun sequence.
TTGGATATTGACAATACCTATAATCAAGTACCTCTCCAGTTCAAGAAAATACTGTATGACAACTCGCTTAGAGCAGGAGATGAAGTCAGATCAAAGGGAAAATCATGGAGACAAGTTTAACCTTGCAACAGGGTTAACCAGTAGTAACACAGAACTTGGTCTAGAAAAAAGAGGAACACAACGCACGAAACTTCAAGGCAAAGACACAGGATAGCTCCCCGAGCAAAAAAAGAAGAGTTATAGACTCATGGATTCATCGAATGAGCCAGCCGAAAAAACATATCCATTGTCCGGCGGCAAATAAATATCCTGGCAGCTGAAATAAGTGAGGCCATCCTTAGCAACTTGACTTCCCCGCTACACATCACGTTAGATATTTGCAGATCAGAAGGGCAGCAAAAAAACTATCTAGTGACCTGGCAGGGCACTTTGGGGCTTTTCCTGTGTATCTCCACTTGCTACCTCACATTCGAGGTTCCAAAAAGCGGAACGGCTAAGGGGAGTGGCAACCCCTGGCACAAAACTCTCACGCTTTGGAATCCAAAAGAACCCGCCCTCCCTTTCCCTTTTGATAAAGAAGGGCAGCATCTTCCACGCGACCACGCCCTCCCTTCGTGTGCTTTATACCACAGCGGCTTCCAATTCTCTACCTTTAGATTAAGCCTAGTCCAAGGAATGTAAGCTGCAAGCGTCGGTGCCAATCATAGAACATACCAGATAATTCCCTTGATCCATGGAGTAGACCAGCTCCTGGGATTTGCCTCAGCAACTGTCCAGCTCCCCTGCTTGACGAACGAAAAAGTGCAGCATGAAGGGACAGATCAAGGCTACACCATAAGAGGCAATAACATTGCAAATATGCAGAATGCTTTCGCTTAAAAGTCGCAGCAAACTTCTCAAGAGGATTTACCTGGAAGTATACTCTGTCTAATTCCCCAGGCTTGCCCAAGTGAATCAAATCTCTATCCGAAAACGACCTGTTGTCCGGACAAAACAGCGAGGCAGCAACATCCAAAGCCAACCACAAGATAGGCACACAGCGGCGTTCAGCCCCGAGATGATGCCAAGTGTCACTCCCAGGATTTTCCTGATACCCTGCTATTAGTACTCTACACTGAACTTCTGGCATTGGTGACTTCCCCAACCCACTCACAATCACTGCAAGAAGACGTAGGAGCCATGAGAGGCAGAGGAACAGGAGAAGACATATACACCCCAATGTACGGTAGTAGAGCAGTATACTACCTACCTGATCGATCCTACTACTTGCTTGCACTAAGGCTCCTAAATTGCCAACGTGGTGCAAGTGCCAAGCTAAGATCTCTCCTTTCATGAATTATAATTTTGGCGGCAGCGttctggaggaggaggttggAGGTGGTGAAGGGAGTCGGCCATGGGCCAGGCCGTGCGATGGGTGCCGCGCGGCGCCGAGCGTGGTGTACTGTCGCGCCGACGCTGCATACCTCTGCGCGTCCTGCGACACGCGGGTGCACGCTGCTAACCGCGTGGCCTCGCGCCATGAGCGTGTGCGCGTCTGCGAGGCATGCGAGTGTGCCCCCGCCGTGCTGGCGTGCTGTGCCGACGCGGCAGCGCTGTGCGCCCCCTGCGACGCAAAGGTGCACTCTGCAAACCCACTCGCCGGGAGGCACCAACGCGTGCCCGTGGTGCCACTCCCCGTTGCAGCCATTCCGGCTGCTTCTGTGCTTGCTGAGGCAGCAGCCACCACCATGGCCATCGGcgacaaggaagaggaggtggaCTCTTGGCTGCTGCTCAGCAAGGATCCTGACAACAACAATTGCAGTAGCAACAAcatcagcaacagcaacaacaacaacatgtaCTTTGCAGAAGTGGATGAGTTCTTTGATCTTGTCGGCTACAATTCATACTGCGACAACCACATCAACAACGACCCAGAGCAGTACCGAAGGCAAGAACAGCAGCTGATGCAAAAAGAATTTGGAGATAAGGAGGCAGGCGAGTGCGTGGTACCTTCACAAGTTGTGATGGCAAACGAGCAGCAGCAGAGTGGCTATGGAGTTGTAGGGTCAGAGCAGGCTGCCTCCATGACTGCCGGGGTCAGTGCTTACACCGATTCCATCAGCAACAGCGTGAGTTCATCTATTACTATGCTGTTGCATGTCATGCGTTTGTTCTAGAATGGATCCTAAAAGTTTGGGTTAGCGTGTTACAATGATCCAGCAAAAAGGGTAGTATCAATTGATCTCAACACAAAACGTAGGGTTTTTTGGTGAAAGGAAAGTCTTAGTTCTCTCATGTTTTTGTCACTTCCTTCCACTTGTTTCATTTTATAGTTTCTACTATTTTCTAATTCCAGGCAGACAACTCTTAGGCTGAAGATAAGGGAAGTAGCAAAAATGTGCTTATCTTATAGTACAACTCTACTACTCTAAAAGCCTCGTCATAAGAGAAAGATCCCTATGAAAACTTATTTATGGGTTCCTGAACTTTCAAACATAGAccactgtcggatttagtgaccggcagtccacctaggggtacccagatggttgatttgtagacAGAGAGGATCGCAagaccatgaacttgatggtaacaCAAGGCACGAGACACATgaatttatataggttcgggccgctagtgtagcgtaataccctatgtcttgttTTGGGGGATTGTATTGCACTCTGCGctcgggtgttggttgttgtgttGAGGGATTGGCCGTCCTCCTAGGGAtacccctacctccccttatatactccgagaggtagggttacatggcagGACCTAGTCGATTACTATATATGagatctagtcggattacaactaCTTGTAGGGAGCCCTAGATTCTACCTTCTTCAAGAAGTTGGGCCGGCCTATTAGTGGTTGGCTGGGTCCTCCATGAGAGTACCCAGGTATCCATAACTGTCAACCACTCATGTTATCTCTAAGCAAATTCTAAAAATTGATCACTGATGGAGACCTCGTTTCATATACAAACAACTGGAAAGCTGTTTTTCGTCACTTTATAtgcacatcaatcaatacaccAAAGAAATGGGCAGGGACCCAACTAGCTATTGGATAACAGTAAGTAGTCCAATTCTGTCGCTACCAAAGTTACACTTCATTTTATCTTTTACTTTGCAACAGTAAAGATCTTAAATTTTTCCATGTGTAGAATTAATGCCCTCAAATTAAACCCGTCTACATATCATTGCAGGGTCTATGACACCTGCAATCCCCTTATGATTCGCATATTTCAGTGACCATTTGCTGATTCCATCTCAGATATCTTTCTCATCAATGGAGGTGGGTATAGTACCAGACAACATGATCACAGACATGACAAACGCCAACATCCTGACAACTGCTGGAGCCATCAGTCTCTTCTCAGGTCCTTCACTTCAGATTCCAATTCACTTCAGCTCTATGGACAGAGAGGCCAGGGTCTTAAGGTacaaggagaagaaaaagaataggAAGTTTGAGAAGACCATACGTTATGCAACAAGGaagacatatgcagaagcacgACCAAGGATCAAGGGCCGCTTCGCCAAAAGATCTGATATGGAAATAGAAGTGGACCAGATGTTCGCAACTGCAGCTCTGTCTGATGGTAGCTATGGTACTGTCCCATGGTTTTGAAGGAACTTGGTGAGACATTATCTCATAGGCATATGTATTTGTATTGACCATATTGATATGGTCCAGTGCAACTAGTTCTAGGAAATCGATACTATGAATAATATTGTGCTGTTTAAAACATATCAATCAAGTACTTTGACTCCTAAGTTTTGGTTTGTAATTTCAGCTAGCAGATATATGTTGTTAAATACTTGCTCAATCACATTAACATTTTGAAGTGATCAGAAGCAGCATAACAAGATGGAACTGGGAATTGTGTGCAGATAACTATGTGGTGCCACAGATTAGCAACAATAAATAGCAGTAATGCTATGGAACAGAAACATGACTTTGTGGTTGAAAATACCTTTGCATGTTGTTTAAGTATACACAGCTGTTTTCTGCTAATGAACGCATGTTCAACGAAATTCACATTGCTTGATGATTGATGATCATTGTATCCAACTTAGGTTTCTGTACAGGTGAGGTGGTGTGTTCTCACAGCTTCAAAAAATAATTCATTATGGATGAACAAAAGGAAACCATTCACAGAGAGCGTTTTAGCTGTGAGCATCACATCTTCCCAGTATGGCCTAAGTCCTCAACGTACCACAAGATTTCAGTGATCAGTAAGGAAGCTGAGCCTAGCTCATTTGGTTGAGGATGTGGATGTATGCTTAGACCACCCAGGTTCAAGTCCTCATCGAGGTGAATTTGGGTGCCGATTTTCTTCATAATATAGAGCCACGCAGTTCCTCCTCTCCTAGGCCGGTCTAGTTTAGTGATTAGTAACTCAAGCAGAAGTTGTAGGCGCTATTTACACTATCTGATGTATGCAACATTGACGTTGAGTTAAAAGTACCTAAACCATAAAACGATACAAAAGCATCCTCACACTATTTCCAAAATGAAACAAGAATATAGCATAAAGCACTTTCTCATTCTCAGTGCATTCATCTTTCCTTTCGCTAGCAACTAGTGCATGAATCTTAGTGCCTTTATTTCATGAGTACTATGGATGGAACCTCCACCAAATATCTGAGGCATCCCAGGGTATTGATCACCTATACAGCTTATCATCCTTGGTTAAACTAAATGTTTAGGACTGCAAAGCTAGGCCACTAACAAATCAGCTAAATCACCATCCATTCAGATTATCCAGGGCATTTGGTGTCTGACATTGCACTACGATAAGAGGCAAATCAGATGTAAACCTTTCAAAAATAGTAATCAAAGAAAATGGCAATATAAAATGTGACGGCTTTGTTCTTGACTATAAAGTGCACGGGAGATACatcagcctgttcgcttcagcttatcagccaccgaacagtatttttctctcacaacaaatcagccatttcagcttttcagccggcttataagtccagccgaacactCCCACAGTTTCATGACCTGACTGAAATTGACCAAATACGTCAAGGAAGAATGAATTGGGGAATATATTTTTCTTGACCAAATACGTTTTCATGATTCTAAGAAAAAGAGGCATGGACCCAGCCCAACTTTTTAAAGAAAACGAACACTGCAATACTTCTCTTTAAGCTCACTTTGTTGGGTACGGGCCATTGTGCCTGGACTATTGATACTTTCCCAAACTAAACCCAACCCAAATTCTCTGAGATCCAAATACCGACAGAATTATTTCAGTTGTCAAATATTGTTACATACATCACATACAAAAGATTAAGATTCCCATTAATTGCATAATTTAGTGGAAACCTAGAAACAGATAGGTGCAAAATcccaactctttttttttgtcaggtGAATCCTCCTAGCATAACAAAACACGCAATCCAGGGCGTCGCGTACCTTGCCGATGAGGGCCTAGGGGAAGCGGAGCgccggggggtgggggggtggcggcggcggtggaggaggcggagcgcgcGGGCCcggggggcgggcggcggctggctgCGAATCAATGCAAaccaccgccggcgccacaGTAACGCCTCCCATACGCCCCCCCCGCAATTCCCGTTGCTCTCTGCGGATGCCGGGACCGAGCCGCGATCCCGTTgcgtcgccctcgccgcgccgccgcggcattCGTACAGCGCAGCGCGGTGCGGCTTGCCGCCGAAAGCCAAATGGCCATGGTTTGCTAAACCTGAAAGTACGGCCCCAGTCGACCTATTGaaggaaggaaacaaaatgCTTGGGCCAACCATGTTGGGCCTGATGCTGGTGGTCTCCATCCTAGTCTGGCCTTCGTCCGAGCCCAAATCCATGCAGTTGAAGGTTAGAGGCCTGCACGCAGATTTACTTCTACTTATCTCTCCTTtattattatatttatttatttattgttaaTATCTACTtactctaaaaaaataaaaaaggagactttttatgGTCGGTCGTATTACCCCACCCGTGGTCATCCCTCAGACGCTTTCCAACCCTCAGATCAGCGTCCGACCCTCTGCGTCATCCGCTCGACCCCGCCGTCCCACctcctctatttttttcctaCCCGCGCCACCCCTCgcccccttttttttcctaatcCCCTCCCCTACCCGCCCCTCGTGGGCTCTGTGCGGCAGCGGCGCCCGAGCTTTGATGCCAGTGACCCTCTTCCCACTCCAATGGTGCCCTTCTACACGAGCATCCACGATCCTCTTCTTCCCCCTCCGGACCTGCTCCTGCCTAGCTGACGCAAGCATAAGGCTCCGACGCCATGACTGGTGGCTGTCGGCTCCTCACCCGGGCTTCATCGCCAGCGCAGGACGGCCCCTCTACACGAGCATCCGCGGtcctcttcttcccccttcGGACCCGCTCCTCCCTGGCCGGCGCAAGCAGAAGACTCTGGCAGTGCAACTGGTGGTCGCCAGCTCCTCGCCCGGGCTTCGTCGCCAATGCGGGATGGCCCTGCGGCCCCGCTCCTCCCCCGGGCGCCAGCAGCTGGAACCGACGGATCAGGCAGCCCTTCAGACGGCACCCCTGATCAGCAGGAATAGTGGTGCCCCTCATCTGCGGAACGACGGCGCCCCTCATATGTAGGCATATAGGCCGGATATCCAGCCCAAGTACCTCaaacttcctcttcttccttcctctaaTCTCCCAAATCTCAGGATGTCGATTATTAAAcaaagggcctgttttcttccacttgctaaactttagcacccgtcacatcgaatgtttagatactaattaggaataggAAATTTGTTTAATTATCGACATCCTGAGATTTGGGAGAttagaggaaggaagaagaggaagtttGAGGTACTTGGGCTGGATATCCGGCCTATATGCCTACATATGAGGGGCGCCGTCGTTCCGCAGATGAGGGGCACCACTATTCCTGCTGATCAGGGGTGCCGTCTGAAGGGCTGCCTGATCCGTCGGTTCCAGCTGCTGGCGCCCGGGGGAGGAGCGGGGCCGCAGGGCCATCCCGCATTGGCGACGAAGCCCGGGCGAGGAGCTGGCGACCACAAGTTGCACTGCCAGAGTCTACGGGGATCATCTAGAGACGACCTGAAGGNNNNNNNNNNNNNNNNNNNNNNNNNNNNNNNNNNNNNNNNNNNNNNNNNNNNNNNNNNNNNNNNNNNNNNNNNNNNNNNNNNNNNNNNNNNNNNNNNNNNcaagcctaattagtccatgatttgacaatgtgttgctacagtaaatatttgctaatgatggattaattaggcttaatagattcgtctcgccgtttagattccacttatgtaattggttttgtaaatagtctacgtttactactcctaattagtatctaaacattcgatgtgacacgtgctaaaaataagacacgggaagaaaacgcccccaaAATCTGTTGTTTGATCTGGTGGATTGATTGATGTGAACGCTTGCTCTCTGTTTTGCAGTGTGACCTGTTGTGTTCGTGCTGCGGCGCAATGTGCAACTCGTACAGCCTGAGGTAAGTTGCAGATTTCATTATTATTCTATACTCGTGTGATGAATTTGCTGGAGGTGTCGATTAATGGTTTGAAGCAATTTGGTGCCACATAATACAACATGTGCTTCTTAATATGCCTGGGCTTGCGTTCTTCACGACGTACGCACTTCTGGTGCTGTTCTGGGTAGAGATTTATTATCAGGTATACTTGAGCGGACTTGCCCCTCTTAATTTTCTGTATCGTTTCATCAATGCTTTTTACGCCTCTTAATTTGTGCTGTTGTTCCCTAGGCACGAGCAATGTCGACTGATGGACTTAGGCCAACTTTCTATTGGATCAATGGTGTGGTATATGCAATTTAGGTGACATACCGTACATGACTTGTATTGGACTCATAATTTAGGTTGGACTATGAGAATGATACATGATGTGATGATTTTGTGCAAGATGGCAATGTGCAATTTATAGTGATATAACTCTGGACATTGAAAGTAACAATTCATGGCATCTTGGCATTCATGAAGTGTGGTTGTTTTTCTTCTCATATATACATTGAGAATTTACCCAATTCATTATTGGTAGAACCCTGTTAAGATCCTCATAAAACTATGGTTTGTgatatcttttatttctttACCGGTAGGGGCTGACTTGAATACCACACCTAAAGCTGCAGCAGACTTTGTTGACTTCTGAATCTTCTCAGCTGATGGCATGCTATATGCTGAAATGTATCGCTATTTGCAGCTCTCGGGTTTCTTCTCTATTGGGGGAAGGTAACATTTTATCTGGATGCTTAATGCCATAAAAAATAAGTGTATTTGTTGGGTCTCGAACTCTTGCGAGGTCAAGGCACAATCGGTTTCGAACAAATAAAGTACTTAGCCTCGGTCAATTTCTCTCCGATGGCTGCCTCTCAACTCGAATAATGAATGTCCCTCTACAATAGGGCAGGGCTTCCCTTTTATAGTGCTCAGAAGGTATTTTTATATTACATCTTTACCCTTACACAACAACTGTTGagatatgccctagaggcaaatcatagagatgatgatattccattgtatccatgatttatattgtgttcctggAATATCCTTTAaagactacttgaattgatttgcaattatgtggattgtatgtgaaactctttacttgtatggttattctaaaagttgtccatagtcggagttcatgtgagaacacacatgaatattagactagtacatgtattagttgatgactgtGTTTTACAAGTCAtagatatggagatgtcaaactaataatgtgagtacgtgtagagacatgtgctaggactgacccaacacgagttacatagttctctctttacacaacatgtacgctttgtccttagacctgagattatcgcatgtaatcaagatgtggatcgacttacttatgggctatcaaacactacaccgtaactgggtagttataaaggtagctttcggatttgtcaagaagcatgctgtgaggcatggtcagtcaagatggaatttgcccctctctacttgagagagatatctctgggcccctcgagtgatcggatctgaaaatgcatggccatgctacgtaaggttaagagttaacctaggaagggatttcgaatcacaggatcgagaaagagaggtcggcttggagctagaccaaatatcgtgtggagggaatagcatgtacgtgatgctgtgatggttcgtctgatatgatcttcgtgtgcgtataggagttggcacgtcttgctagagaccACTGCcgactattggccgagtaggagtactcgcgccatgtctatacatatataAACCTATAGggcacacacttaaggggtcgAAAGTCCAATCAGAATACGAtccgaattggaccaggtttaggagtactaatcggcctcggacctagaggcccgtcaggaacccctatatattgaggggtggggtaGCTTAGGGTTTCAATCCCTTTTCGCACGAACAGTAGCcacgcctcccacaccctcgccttgttgcactcgcggacctagcagtccggcttgcgacgcttcctccccgcacgtgtggataccttggaggtgttgtatctgcagcacttggaagAGCCGCCGCACGAGAGCTTGACGAGCTGATGAGGAGCTTGATGaggcatagcctacctcgtaacccttCAAAAACTACATCCTTGGTATATGCTTTACATAAAGGTCATTAGGGAGTCACATTTTCCCTACCACCCGACAGCGTCGCAATTTGCGCTCTCATATGGCTCCATCAATCATGCTTCCCATGTTGTTCACGTCATCAACGCTCCATGACCTCGCGCCAGAGACTTGCTTAGCTTCGAATTTCTCGGCTAGCTTGGCCTCATCCCCGGAGCCTCCCCGGACTTCGGCTGCGTTCGCCATCCTATCATGCACAAAATGGCCAAACAGCTCGGTACACCCATACTGGAGTATTCGAGATATGGTTATTTGGTTAGCAaacaaaccaaacacatcctTGGCTTTGGGTCCGACTTTGGGTGCTAGAGTCCTGGGTTCGTTCCCGAAGCCAGGTACCTTACCGTGAAGCTGACCCCTTGCTTAACCTCGAGACTGATTTAGATTTGAGCGACCTCGTGGGTGATAGTTTTCTTGAGCGATCCCCAACATTAGCGCCTCATGGGCGAGGTTAGTCACCGACGACTGAACCCGTGATTCATGAGCTCTTTGCCCAAAAAACGTCACCCTTGAGCTTTGGTGCGAATCGAGCCAACAGTTACCTTTTGGGGCTGTCGTGTCGTCTTTTGACTGTGCGACCTTTCACATTCGACGTGCGGTTACAGGCATCGTTTCATGCCTTTTTACCgtgcctataaaaggaggggtACGGTCGTTTTCACTTCATGCGCTCGAAATTATGACATACTAACTGCAACAGTTTCACGTTTACTGTCTTTCCTCCTGAAGCCCTGCTCGTTGAGCGCTAACCTCGCCGAACTCCCGCATCTCATTGAGGAGGTTTCTGAGGAAGGTAAGATGAAAGAATTTGCTCCTGCGGCTATGGATCTTGCAGCTGATGACAAGGGCTCGTCGAGCAGTGAGATATCAGGCTTCAACTCCGAGGGCGTTGAGGGCGATGAGGGTGCAGGTGATGACGAGGTTGATGAAAGTAGGAGCGGCAAGGACCTTGGTGGTGTGGACACGGAAGTGAGAGAGCTTGTGCTGGGGAAAGAGACGTGTGTTCCCACCATGCATTTTGGGCGGTCACTGGTGACCGAGAAGTGCATAGAGTTGTACATCGACAAGGAGTTTTTTTCCCAAAGGTGTTGGTAGAGCGCCCGGGGATGAGGTTGTCCCGAAACCAAAGTATGGCGAGGCTGTTGTTTTCAAAGATTTTTTCACTGCTGGTTTGAGGTTCCCGTGTTATCCAGTTTTACTAGCTATTTTGGATCATTTCAGGGCAAAGCTTCATCACCTGACCCCCAACTCGTTTGTTGCATTATCAAAATTTTTCTAGGTACAACGTACCTTCAACAGTGTTATTGATGTGGATGGCTTCGTAAGGCTGTTTGAACTTCACATTCAAAAGAAGAAAGTTGTGTTTGACAGCAAAGCTGGTACATTTGAGAATCACTTTGGTTGTTGCACGTTCAACCCCCAAAGGAAAAACGAGAGACAAGGGTTGGAGAGAATTCAACTTTCCTTTGCACAGAAGAATAGGTGGGATGATGATTGGCTGAACTATTGGTTCTATGTTAAGGTGGAGATGAAGAACAGTGGAGATAGCCAACTGGTCTATCCCTTCCATATGACTATAAGTCCCATGGATGTTGCTACAACTCCACCAGTTGTGAGGTCAAAGATGGTTAAGAAATGTGAGAGTGCCTTTATTGCGGCTTCGGGCTCCGTGTCTGGGTGGGACTTGGTAAAGGAGTATGTGGTAGCTAATAAATGGCCGCTTACTCCTGGCTGGGGGCCTCTCGCTGTGGAGCTTAAGAAGGTCTCATGGAAAGGCAGTCCTTTGCCCTATCCCTGCATTGATGCTAGGGAGCTGCCTGGAGATTTTGCTCCTAACCTGTACGTTGAGGACATTGAAAAGCACGCTATTAATATCATTGGACCGATCTCTGAA
It includes:
- the LOC101768789 gene encoding zinc finger protein HD1 isoform X2, producing the protein MNYNFGGSVLEEEVGGGEGSRPWARPCDGCRAAPSVVYCRADAAYLCASCDTRVHAANRVASRHERVRVCEACECAPAVLACCADAAALCAPCDAKVHSANPLAGRHQRVPVVPLPVAAIPAASVLAEAAATTMAIGDKEEEVDSWLLLSKDPDNNNCSSNNISNSNNNNMYFAEVDEFFDLVGYNSYCDNHINNDPEQYRRQEQQLMQKEFGDKEAGECVVPSQVVMANEQQQSGYGVVGSEQAASMTAGISFSSMEVGIVPDNMITDMTNANILTTAGAISLFSGPSLQIPIHFSSMDREARVLRYKEKKKNRKFEKTIRYATRKTYAEARPRIKGRFAKRSDMEIEVDQMFATAALSDGSYGTVPWF
- the LOC101768789 gene encoding zinc finger protein HD1 isoform X1, which encodes MNYNFGGSVLEEEVGGGEGSRPWARPCDGCRAAPSVVYCRADAAYLCASCDTRVHAANRVASRHERVRVCEACECAPAVLACCADAAALCAPCDAKVHSANPLAGRHQRVPVVPLPVAAIPAASVLAEAAATTMAIGDKEEEVDSWLLLSKDPDNNNCSSNNISNSNNNNMYFAEVDEFFDLVGYNSYCDNHINNDPEQYRRQEQQLMQKEFGDKEAGECVVPSQVVMANEQQQSGYGVVGSEQAASMTAGVSAYTDSISNSISFSSMEVGIVPDNMITDMTNANILTTAGAISLFSGPSLQIPIHFSSMDREARVLRYKEKKKNRKFEKTIRYATRKTYAEARPRIKGRFAKRSDMEIEVDQMFATAALSDGSYGTVPWF